In Salinibacterium sp. dk2585, a single window of DNA contains:
- a CDS encoding AAA family ATPase — protein sequence MAVKRGASGDADDATRGREFAGEQEGASDLADTVLLEDGGEDLAADVPPSLTVSVDLPAPVRTVPEDEMAVRISDEPVSPGLLAGVDASNLSISVDPGLFEAADDDGVDDAVDVLPLPAREERSSDSQSRRDRLRGEVSMSPESASMLTADRLIDVKKRRRPAPEGAWQSFVYTATLHLVNLGDSPKARQRKELEARIDKQFEGGTRFVPVLTRKGGVGKTTVTALLGMALSDVREDRIIAIDANPDRGTLAERINKQTRSTVRDVVTQAASITSFNDFSMMVSRDDTRLDILASDTDPLLSEAFDENDYNVVADLAARFYSIALTDCGTGIVHSVMRATLQRADSIVIVSGGSVDEARLASETLTWLESNGYSELVRNAVVVINTATQGTNLIKLDEIESHFQSRVREIVRIPYDPQLAAGSVIDYATLKPLTRDAARRLAALVMDGLPVRRGS from the coding sequence GTGGCGGTCAAGCGCGGTGCATCAGGCGATGCTGACGACGCGACCCGTGGGCGCGAATTCGCTGGGGAACAGGAGGGCGCGTCTGATCTTGCAGACACCGTGCTGTTGGAAGACGGCGGCGAGGACCTCGCCGCCGACGTGCCGCCCAGCCTGACGGTGAGCGTCGACCTTCCGGCCCCGGTGCGCACGGTTCCCGAAGACGAGATGGCGGTGAGGATCTCCGACGAGCCGGTGAGTCCTGGGCTCCTAGCGGGCGTGGACGCGAGCAACCTCTCGATCAGCGTCGATCCGGGGCTCTTCGAAGCGGCCGACGACGATGGGGTGGACGACGCCGTGGACGTGCTGCCGCTGCCAGCGCGCGAGGAACGGTCCTCCGATAGCCAGAGCAGGCGCGACCGTCTCCGCGGGGAGGTGTCGATGTCGCCTGAGTCGGCAAGCATGCTGACCGCCGATCGCCTCATCGACGTCAAGAAGCGCCGCCGGCCCGCACCCGAGGGTGCGTGGCAGTCGTTCGTCTACACCGCGACACTGCACCTCGTGAACCTCGGCGATTCACCGAAGGCACGCCAGCGCAAGGAACTCGAGGCGCGCATCGACAAGCAGTTCGAGGGCGGAACGCGCTTCGTGCCCGTGCTCACGCGCAAGGGCGGAGTCGGCAAGACGACCGTCACGGCGCTGCTGGGCATGGCGCTCTCCGATGTGCGTGAGGATCGCATCATCGCGATCGATGCCAACCCCGACAGGGGAACGCTCGCCGAACGCATCAACAAGCAGACCAGGTCGACCGTTCGCGATGTCGTCACCCAGGCGGCGTCGATCACGAGCTTCAACGACTTCTCGATGATGGTCTCGCGCGATGACACCCGGCTCGATATCCTCGCCTCCGACACCGATCCGCTGCTCTCAGAGGCCTTCGACGAGAACGACTACAACGTGGTCGCCGATCTCGCAGCGAGGTTCTACTCGATCGCCCTGACCGACTGCGGCACGGGCATCGTCCACTCCGTCATGCGCGCGACGCTCCAGCGCGCGGACTCGATCGTCATCGTCTCGGGTGGCAGCGTCGACGAGGCCCGCCTCGCATCCGAGACGCTCACCTGGCTCGAGTCCAACGGCTATTCCGAGCTCGTGCGCAATGCGGTTGTCGTCATCAACACGGCGACCCAGGGCACCAACCTCATCAAGCTCGACGAGATCGAGTCCCACTTCCAGTCTCGCGTCCGCGAGATCGTCCGAATCCCCTACGACCCGCAGCTCGCTGCCGGCTCCGTCATCGACTACGCAACGCTCAAGCCCCTGACCCGCGACGCCGCCCGGCGGCTCGCCGCGCTCGTCATGGACGGTCTTCCTGTGCGTCGCGGCAGCTGA
- a CDS encoding peptide deformylase yields MTVRQIRIFGDPVLKTVSDPVGPGVDVTGLVEDLIDSVKVPGRAGVAAPQIGVNLRVFSYNVDGRIGYVINPELLEVSGEPELVDEGCLSVPGLYFKRRRYPFAKVRGVDLEGKPVELSGTGTMAQALQHETDHLNGELYIDGLDKDTKREAMRAIRESDWF; encoded by the coding sequence ATGACCGTACGACAGATCAGGATCTTCGGAGACCCCGTGCTCAAGACGGTGTCTGACCCCGTCGGCCCCGGCGTCGACGTGACCGGCCTCGTGGAGGACCTCATCGACTCTGTCAAGGTTCCGGGGCGCGCGGGCGTCGCCGCGCCGCAGATCGGCGTGAACCTGCGCGTGTTCAGCTACAACGTCGACGGACGCATCGGTTACGTCATCAACCCCGAGCTGCTCGAGGTCTCGGGTGAACCCGAGCTCGTTGACGAGGGCTGCCTCTCAGTGCCGGGGCTCTACTTCAAGCGCCGTCGCTACCCCTTCGCGAAGGTGCGCGGTGTCGACCTCGAAGGCAAGCCCGTCGAGCTCAGCGGCACGGGAACGATGGCGCAGGCCCTGCAGCACGAGACCGATCACCTGAACGGCGAGCTCTACATCGACGGGCTCGATAAGGACACCAAGCGCGAGGCCATGCGCGCCATCCGCGAGTCGGATTGGTTCTAG